ctcctctccaGTTGACTTTGGCTCTGGAGGCAGCAAAGTATCTATAGACACAGGTAACAACTTGCATCTACAGGCCTTTAAActtaagtaaatagctgccttctAGCACaaacgtgcatgtaaacagcagtGGGTctcaccatctcattcattcacatcccTCATGATGTCCACCTGAATTGCGTAAGCTCCCATTGCCCGAAACTGATacggtcgcgcaaaatcaaGCCTggtactttgagtgcgcagtgatatggaacgctcgggtcaatgtgaacaggtactgtacattatcgctgaaaAATGCACACCCAGTGACTCaatctcaaccaatcagaacgctggattttaTCTACCCCGTATTATAATTTGGCCTTTGGCTCTCCCAGATTTTAAATTTGATCTTCTGGATTGGGATAAGGATGAGTCAATGTGCAAAATGACTCCTGATAGTCTTCATCTGGTTTTATGTTACTCCTCTAACCCCAAAACCAATGTAATGTTGTTAGAGTTGAATGAGGAAGTGAAATCTGTCTCCTCTCTGACTCCGTCTCTCATAGGTCCTTCCTTTGATGGGTGTCTGTTGCCCCGCACCTCCTTGCctcccgctgctgctctgcCAAGGAAGGGCGGCGTGAAATCAGCAGCCACGGGGGGGCAGGTTCCCTCTAAAGCGCCCCCCACCTCACCACTGCGCTTACCTAAAGACTGCCACCGTTCCCTGGGGGACCTTAAAGTTAGTCATGAGCAAACCCCTTCTAGATTGTTTGGTTCCCTTATTTCCTCTTCccttttattcatctttttactttaatttcaGGTGACTCGCAGCCTGGTGGCTCGCTTCCTGCAGCGCTCCAAACGAAACCTGTCGCCCTCCTCGGAGCACGCTGGGAGCACTGGTCAGGGGCCTAAGAGGAGGAACGGAGTTGAGGACTCTGATCACAACCACCTGCCCCTGGATCAGGTATGTCAcgagttttatttaaatattttacctCTGCTTTCAGTTCACTACATCTGACTAATTAAGTGCTTCTGCAAATAAAGCAGATTTCACTGTCTTTGTGAAAAACTCCTCTCCAGGTGTTGCTGAACCCTTGGAGCGGCAGCCGAAGATACCCCAACCATCACACCCGTCACCCTCATTGGCGTGGACACCACCATTCCCACAGTGACAGTCGACACAACCGGCACCACAGCAGTCTGGCGCCGGAGGGGATCCACCTGCGCAGCTGTGGCGATTTAAGCTCCTCGTACTCGGCATCACTGCGACGTTTGGCGACACCTCGTCCACCGCATGGGTCATCCGGAGCTCTTTACTCAGAGTCTGCActgtgaggagagaaggaggcacGGGGGAGGGGCCGAGGACGCTTACGGGACGACAGGGTTGTAAGGATGATTGGATGAGGCAGGCCCGAGGAAAAGCTGTGTCGTGGAGATGGTTTGACAGTCttccctccttttcctcttcgTCACCTCCGTTTCCCTGAAGCCGACCGTGCAAATGGCCTTAATCAGTGGTGCTCTTTATCACTCCGAACATCAGCCCAAAGCTCACACTATTATGTCGACATCAGTGAAACCATCACCGGATGCTTATTTCCTAGCCGTGTGTTTCAACTGAATAAATCCGCTACTGGCCGAAACAACCAACCAGATACAACTTTCCGCTCTATTCTGCAATGGTAATCTGGAGACGTATTTCCCTCAAGACCTAAAGCAGAACTCAACCATCGTTCATGCTACAACAACCGATAACTCAGATGTAAATTCAGTCCATTGCATAGTTATGGGTTTCAATATGCTTCTGTCCCTTTTtatacatttccattcaccCAAAGGATCGCTCAGAGAAGTATTATAGAAACCCATAGTTTGTCTTCCATTGATCGAACACTCATTAGACAGAGTTGATGTAAGATAAACAGATTAGGTTACACCCGAGGACAAGTGGTCTCACGTGGAAAGCCCCTAACTGAGttgtacatttttgttgttttcttcatgcAAATCAGATCCAACTTTCTCCACGTTTTTCCACCTCCACACTGGCCTTAGAAATAAGGCAGCCAGCATTTTTAACTTTGACATTGATGCATGCCACAGACACATGCTAAGCGTTTGAAATGTATATTCTGTGAGTGGCACCTGGACACAGTGGTTTGATTTGCATATGTGCATGTTTTGCTACAGCCTCCCGAATACAGCAGGAGCCTTGTGCATTGGACCTAACTACGTAACACGTCCTCAGAATGTCTTATCTGCATGTTTTGACAATGCTTCTTATCATTTCCCTCTtgcatttgaaatgtgtttgtgtcaataGATAGCTGAAGAGGAAGGTCAGAGTCAAAGATGCGCAGTGCTTCCAAAAGTATTTTGCCAGATGGCTTCAAACACATCCTAGTTTGATTTTGGGTGGGTTCGAAAATGTTTCAAGTGCAAAGCATGTCTGTGACACTGGCTAACTCAGCCTGATCTTGTAAAATAAGTGGCGTGAATTTCACTGTGACCGAAGAGTCTCTTGCAGTTAATGCACGGATAAATTAGTTATGGGGTTGGGCTTCACACTATGCTTTGGCATGGTTCTCCTTGGACTTGAAGGGGTCGGGGATGGGTTGTTCATGAGAAAAAAGGCTGCTGATTGTGAACATGTGATGGTTCTGGCAGCTCTTGGTACTGGGTTTGGAGTATATCAACATTTAAAGTCGGATTGGAGTTTTTCTTCGTTGGAATTTTTAGTGATGATATTGACTCGATAAAGGCACATTTTAGATGTATTTatcaaattttaaaaatgcacatgGACACATATTTGCAGGCACACCCATACAATCCCTTATTAAGGCATTGAGCTGTATCTCTACCTCCTGTCTTGcattaaacattatttattagAATAAATGTATATCTGTATGTCAGGCCAGGCTAGAGCCTTGAAACCTgaataataaatgtataaatatgacACGTATTTCagattttaaaatgcagtatcAATGGCAAAACTTTTAATGCAagtaatgtatttaaaaatatgaaataaatgatagacaaataaaagacatttgttgATTTTTGTACTGATTATGAAGGTCATAGTCCCGGGGTCTCTGTTTAATATTTCTCCCTTCTACTCTTGAAGTTTAGCTATTACTGTAAATATAATAGCTGAGGCTGACACTTTCCCCATCAATTCTCCTCACTCCACCTTAACCCCACCTCTTCTTCAACGCTATTGGTCAGACCGTGGAAAAGCCCATCCTGGTTCGATGCTCCCGGCCAATGAAAGGCTCAACGTCAGATGGAGCCTTCCACAATCCACGCCCATATGCACCACTCACCGTGCATGTCGGGTAATGTAGTTCCGTTGCCATGTATTTAATCAGACAGAAGCACGGCAGCAAACTACAAACTGCACATCCTGGTCGAAGGAGACGTTCACAGACTTCGGTTTGACCCAAGACGAAAATACAGAAGAGAAACTTCTTTTCTATTGTAAATCAAACCGTTTGAGTTACGAGGGCAGTATAATCATGGtatgtaaaaatatatgtataaattaATTGTATCCGGTATGATATTGCTAGCTTGAAGTAAACGTCATCCACTGTCACCTACACAGTGATTCATTGATCTAACGTTAATCCTTAAGCTCTTGTTCCCTCGGCTCAGTGGGCCAAGAGGCTGTGATGCTGTTAAGTTTGTCAGTCTTCCCCAACCGGAACATGTTTTTAACGTTATGCGGTTTAAGCCATTTAACTACTCTCACGTTAGCTTGGTAACGCGGCAGTCCGACGGGCGTTAGCCGAGCTAGTTCCCGGGGTTAGTCAACGCGAGTTGACGTCCACGTCGGGAGGTCTGGACGGTTGAGAATGAGACTCCCGCTGAGCTCGCTCCTCAATGCCCCCAAAACCCTCCGGGCCGCGTGGCGCGGCGCGTCCCGGTTTCGGCTCAACACGACGCCGGTTCTGATGTGCACCTCGTCCCTCCAGGGAGACGGCGTTTGCAACGGGAAGCCGCGGCGGTCCGACCCTCAGCTGTTCGAAGCCCAGTTCGACGAGCTGGTGACGGAGCTCGCGGAGAAGGACCTCGCTGACCCCGCGCTCGCGGACGCACTGAGCAGGTTCAGAGAGGCACGTGAGCCGCGTGTTTTTGACAGAGCTAACTTCTGGCAACGTTTAGACCATCTTTTTCTTGCTGTGACGACGtgccgcctccccccctcaggTGTTGGTGTACAACTCCCCCGGAGGCAAGAGGAACCGAGGACTGTCCGTGATCGCTTCGCTGAGGGACCTCGTGACCCCCGGTGAGCTCACCCAGGACACCGTGCGGCGGGCTCTGCTGGTTGGCTGGTGCGTTGAGTTGGTAAGGACACGTTACACGTGCACGTTAAAGTCTGGCAGCTGGTATTCAACATTTTTCTTATTGCAAATGAATGCCGATAAAATGCTAAAGGCATTGCCTATTCCTGCATTTTTTGATCAACTGTACGTATGAATTAACCAGATCTCTCCACTTGGTGACAAGGTCCTTAATCATGGCCGACACTGTAGTTTGTTTTGAGTCAGTCCCAACACTCAATTTCCAACAGTGCTCCAACTCCATTAATAGTCttcattaaatcattttagATGGTCATTTATAAAGGAACCAATCAATATACACCATCCAACAATACTACTTATGTAAGATTTTCCACAATAACTACATTGGGCCTTACAAATAACTTCGTACTTACTATATCattctttttattgatttggcATCAAGTATAACAACTACCTCTGTGGCTTGCAGCTGCAGGCATTTTTCCTGGTGGCAGATGATATCATGGATGGATCAGTCACTCGGAGAGGACAGCCCTGCTGGTACAAGAAGGTGAGATCCGAAAAAGAGAGACCgtaatgttgttgtgtgataTTTCTTTCTGTTAGAAATGATGTGGTGAGTTTTTCAGGTGaatcctgtctgtttgtcttttaaggATGGAATCGGTCTGGATGCCATCAATGATTCGTTTCTCTTGGAGGCGGCAATCTACAGACTGCTTCGCAGACATTGCAGGGATCAGCCGTACTATGTCCACCTACTGGAGCTATTCACTGAGGTACTGCACGCTCCGACGCAGTACACGGGCACACAGATTAATACAGGATTCTTACTGGACCTCTTTTTGTTTCAGACATCTTTCCAGACCGAGCTCGGACAAGCTCTAGACCTCATGACGTCTACCTCTGGTCAGATTGACCTGAACAGATTCACCTTGGAGAGGTAGTGAAGATCCATTTGCAGAGAGGAATTTTGTTTACAAGAGAAAATAGGTGTcattttgttctctctcttgaCTTTCAGGTATAAAGCTATTGTAAAATACAAGACTGCATTCTACTCGTTTTACCTCCCAGTGGCAGCTGCAATGTATATTGTGAGTTTGTTTGTATTCTGCACACATGACAAATAGAAAATAAGAAATGAATGCGGTAGTCCTTCTCGTTACTACCGTGCCTTTGTTCTACAGGCAGGCATACAGAGTGAAGAGGAACAC
This genomic stretch from Gasterosteus aculeatus chromosome 20, fGasAcu3.hap1.1, whole genome shotgun sequence harbors:
- the fdps gene encoding farnesyl pyrophosphate synthase isoform X2, giving the protein MGDGVCNGKPRRSDPQLFEAQFDELVTELAEKDLADPALADALSRFREVLVYNSPGGKRNRGLSVIASLRDLVTPGELTQDTVRRALLVGWCVELLQAFFLVADDIMDGSVTRRGQPCWYKKDGIGLDAINDSFLLEAAIYRLLRRHCRDQPYYVHLLELFTETSFQTELGQALDLMTSTSGQIDLNRFTLERYKAIVKYKTAFYSFYLPVAAAMYIAGIQSEEEHKNAKHILLEMGEFFQIQDDYLDCYGDPAVTGKIGTDIQDNKCSWLVVTALENITPEQRAELEECYGRHDDACVEKVKKLYNNLQMPTLYHKYEEDSYQRLQKLIACHAKNLPHSIFLNFAEKIYKRNK
- the fdps gene encoding farnesyl pyrophosphate synthase isoform X1, producing the protein MRLPLSSLLNAPKTLRAAWRGASRFRLNTTPVLMCTSSLQGDGVCNGKPRRSDPQLFEAQFDELVTELAEKDLADPALADALSRFREVLVYNSPGGKRNRGLSVIASLRDLVTPGELTQDTVRRALLVGWCVELLQAFFLVADDIMDGSVTRRGQPCWYKKDGIGLDAINDSFLLEAAIYRLLRRHCRDQPYYVHLLELFTETSFQTELGQALDLMTSTSGQIDLNRFTLERYKAIVKYKTAFYSFYLPVAAAMYIAGIQSEEEHKNAKHILLEMGEFFQIQDDYLDCYGDPAVTGKIGTDIQDNKCSWLVVTALENITPEQRAELEECYGRHDDACVEKVKKLYNNLQMPTLYHKYEEDSYQRLQKLIACHAKNLPHSIFLNFAEKIYKRNK